In Amblyraja radiata isolate CabotCenter1 chromosome 30, sAmbRad1.1.pri, whole genome shotgun sequence, a single window of DNA contains:
- the LOC116989937 gene encoding E3 ubiquitin-protein ligase TRIM39-like, producing the protein LDVETAHAELEVSEDRKRVRRILDRRILPDTGKRFTDWLCVLGSEGFTSGRHYWEVEVAGSGRWSLGVAAESVERKRLAPLTPETGVWSIGRQSWWGGDEFQAFTSPPSHLPARPIPGRVGVYLSYESGTVSFYDADTKSHLHTFTGNKFTEKLYPFFWTGNSGRLCRW; encoded by the exons ctggatgtggaaacagcgcatgcggagctcgaggtgtctgaggatcggaagagggtgagacggatcctggaccggaggattctccctgacaccgggaagaggtttacagactggctgtgtgtgctgggatcggagggattcacatcggggagacattactgggaggtggaggtggcggggagtgggcgttggagtctgggagtcgccgcagagtctgtggagaggaagcgtCTAGCcccactgaccccggagactggagtctggagcatcgggcggCAGAGTTGGTGGGGGGGTGACGAGTTTCaagcattcacctcccctccatcccatctccccgcccgtcccatccccgggagggtgggagtttatctcagttacgagtccgggacagtttcattttacgacgcggacaccaagtcccatctccacaccttcactgggaataaattcacggagaaactttatcctttcttctggaCTGG AAACAGCGGCCGCCTCTGTCGGTGGTGA
- the LOC116989938 gene encoding general transcription factor IIH subunit 4-like translates to MLEAGIDVGAAAVTETQSDMTRETNRLCPWSDTTTYRSRPVLQGPGSCAVRVEVSVVSPLTQVCVCFPQTPVLPPTITDQVRLWELERDRLQFTEGVLYNQFLSQVDFELLRDYARDLGVLVWENPPKRLMVVTPTGHPDVKRFWKRQKHN, encoded by the exons ATGCTGGAGGCCGGCATCGACGTGGGAGCAGCGGCGGTGACTGAGACACAATCCGACATGACGAGAGAAACGAACAG GCTCTGTCCGTGGAGCGACACCACCACCTACAGGTCACGGCCGGTGCTGCAGGGGCCAGGATCTTGTGCGGTGAGGGTGGAGGTCTCTGTGGTTTCCCCGTTGACCCAGGTCTGTGTTTGTTTCCCACAGACCCCGGTGCTGCCCCCCACCATCACCGACCAGGTGCGGCTCTGGGAACTCGAACGTGACCGGCTACAGTTCACCGA aggtGTGCTGTACAACCAGTTCCTGTCGCAGGTGGACTTTGAGTTGCTGCGTGACTATGCGCGGGACCTGGGGGTGCTGGTGTGGGAGAATCCCCCCAAGCGGCTGATGGTGGTCACCCCCACCGGCCACCCCGACGTCAAACGCTTCTGGAAACGGCAGAAACACAACTGA